In one window of Henckelia pumila isolate YLH828 chromosome 1, ASM3356847v2, whole genome shotgun sequence DNA:
- the LOC140875538 gene encoding serine/threonine-protein kinase BLUS1, giving the protein MDRKEKDAEDDSTRINDQYPLDSRCYEILDEIGRGVSAIVYKAICIPFNSSVVAIKAIDLEKSRADLDSVRRESKIMTLLCHPNILRAHCSFTVESQLWVVMPFVSCGSLQSIISASFPEGLPEPCIATVLKETLSALSYLHGQGHLHRDIKAGNILVDSNGSVKLADFGVSASVCERSSSSMMLTDVAGTPYWMAPEVIHSHTGYSFKADIWSFGITAMELAHGRPPLSHLPPFKSLIMKITKRFRFSDHYEKGKDGKGKKFSKSFKDMVGLCLDQDPSKRPSAEKLLKHPFFKNCKGSDYLVKNVLQGLASVEKRYRGEKIQRALSLSRSDDADEDDDDENEGDFSLESGKQRRISGWNFNEEGFELDPVFKEGDQRGVKQVSFGVETMLQESRSNFDEVQTGGYVDKGAVMDSMLLLKKSLDCQMQQVVQLMASLGGEESAEMMAVSREEQMMQVIEELRMEVENEKRKRFAVEMELEFLKLQLPRK; this is encoded by the coding sequence ATGGACCGCAAAGAGAAAGACGCTGAAGATGATTCAACCAGAATTAATGATCAGTATCCTCTCGACTCGAGGTGCTACGAAATTCTTGATGAAATCGGGAGAGGGGTCAGTGCGATTGTGTACAAGGCGATATGCATTCCGTTTAACTCTTCCGTCGTCGCAATCAAAGCCATTGATTTGGAAAAATCGAGAGCGGATTTAGATAGCGTACGACGCGAATCCAAGATTATGACACTTCTGTGCCATCCCAATATCCTCAGAGCTCACTGTTCCTTCACCGTAGAAAGCCAACTTTGGGTGGTGATGCCCTTCGTTTCTTGCGGTTCTCTGCAGTCGATTATTTCTGCTTCATTCCCCGAGGGATTGCCCGAGCCCTGCATCGCGACGGTTCTTAAAGAAACTTTGAGTGCCTTGTCATATCTACACGGGCAAGGCCATCTGCATAGAGATATTAAGGCGGGGAATATCCTTGTCGATTCAAATGGATCGGTTAAGTTGGCGGATTTCGGGGTTTCGGCCTCGGTTTGCGAGAGGAGTTCTTCGTCTATGATGCTTACTGATGTGGCGGGGACGCCGTACTGGATGGCGCCTGAGGTTATACATTCACACACAGGGTACAGTTTTAAGGCTGATATATGGTCGTTTGGTATCACTGCAATGGAGTTGGCGCATGGGAGGCCTCCTCTGTCCCATCTGCCGCCTTTCAAATCGTTGATCATGAAAATTACCAAGAGGTTTCGGTTTTCGGATCATTACGAGAAGGGTAAAGATGGAAAGGGAAAGAAATTTTCGAAATCTTTCAAAGACATGGTTGGTTTATGCCTTGACCAGGATCCTTCCAAGAGGCCATCTGCCGAGAAGTTGTTGAAGCATCCTTTCTTCAAGAATTGTAAGGGGAGTGATTACTTGGTGAAGAATGTGTTGCAGGGATTGGCAAGTGTTGAGAAAAGGTATCGAGGGGAAAAGATTCAGAGGGCTTTGTCACTGAGTAGAAGTGATGATGCTGAtgaagatgacgatgatgaaaACGAGGGCGATTTTTCACTTGAAAGTGGGAAGCAGAGAAGGATCAGTGGCTGGAACTTTAATGAAGAAGGGTTTGAATTGGATCCTGTTTTCAAAGAAGGTGATCAAAGAGGTGTGAAACAGGTGAGCTTTGGAGTTGAAACAATGCTTCAAGAAAGTAGATCCAACTTCGATGAGGTCCAAACTGGTGGCTATGTTGACAAGGGAGCTGTGATGGACAGTATGCTGCTTTTGAAGAAGAGTTTGGATTGTCAAATGCAACAGGTCGTGCAGCTGATGGCCTCGTTGGGTGGGGAAGAAAGCGCAGAGATGATGGCGGTCAGCAGGGAAGAGCAGATGATGCAGGTGATTGAGGAGCTGAGAATGGAGGTGGAGAATGAGAAGAGGAAGAGGTTTGCTGTGGAGATGGAACTGGAGTTTCTCAAATTGCAGCTTCCAAGGAAGTAG
- the LOC140878360 gene encoding uncharacterized protein isoform X3: MVSMQELEWVELYQMAPYHVGKTREKKELMLRPPYPPIYRKSQMPLVGEISEVTVIVDDTWKVGDLVDWWKDDCYWSGSITGLFGNCKAMLELKPPPHGEGDTYKVLLKDVRPSLDWSPKQGWTVPPQGEKNGCVCAQIIKPLTQARKARQETMSGHRKDESEDRRTPDIQTQELKARQETMSGHKKDESEDRGTSDIQTHGSEDRRTSEQPQVPQENHGAGGGVVQTQGSEYKRRTSEPPQVPQENHGAGGGVVQTQGSEYNRTSEPPQVPHKNHGAGGRVALDSVETDTVEAAIMELEELVNKVKWIKKILEQGISFSDGARPEWEFVDQSPASSAPK; the protein is encoded by the exons ATGGTTTCGATGCAAG AACTGGAATGGGTTGAGCTCTATCAGATGGCCCCCTATCATGTGGGAAAAACAAGAGAAAAAAAAGAATTGATGTTACGGCCACCCTACCCACCCATCTACCGTAAAAGCCAAATGCCTCTTGTCGGCGAGATTTCAGAGGTGACGGTGATTGTTGATGACACATGGAAGGTTGGGGATCTGGTGGACTGGTGGAAGGATGATTGTTATTGGTCTGGAAGTATTACGGGGTTATTTGGCAATTGCAAGGCCATG CTTGAGCTGAAACCACCGCCACATGGTGAAGGTGATACCTATAAAGTTCTTTTAAAGGATGTACGCCCATCTCTAGATTGGTCACCAAAACAGGGTTGGACTGTGCCACCTCAG GGAGAAAAAAATGGCTGTGTTTGTGCTCAGATTATCAAACCTCTAACTCAAG CCCGTAAAGCACGTCAAGAAACCATGTCTGGTCACAGAAAAGATGAATCAGAGGATAGAAGAACACCGGATATCCAGACGCAAGAACTCAAAGCACGTCAAGAAACCATGTCTGGTCACAAAAAAGATGAATCAGAGGACAGAGGAACATCGGATATCCAGACGCATGGTTCTGAAGACAGAAGAACGTCGGAACAACCCCAAGTTCCCCAGGAGAACCATGGAGCTGGTGGCGGGGTCGTCCAGACACAAGGTTCTGAATACAAAAGAAGAACGTCAGAACCACCCCAAGTTCCCCAGGAGAACCATGGAGCTGGTGGCGGGGTCGTCCAGACACAAGGTTCTGAATACAATAGAACGTCAGAACCACCCCAAGTTCCCCATAAGAACCATGGAGCTGGTGGGAGGGTTGCCCTTGACTCCGTGGAGACCGACACAGTAGAGGCAGCGATAATGGAGTTGGAAGAACTTGTAAATAAGGTCAAATGGATCAAGAAAATTTTGGAACAGGGGATTTCTTTTTCTGATGGTGCGAGACCTGAATGGGAGTTTGTGGACCAGTCTCCTGCCTCCTCAGCTCCTAAGTAA
- the LOC140867130 gene encoding transcriptional regulator SUPERMAN-like, translating into MERSRICSGRNTKQQQSNNNCTQRIQEMNVYKFKGKWDFCHDFKNHKIAEETSVGAGFSWPPRCYSCNFCRREFRSAQALGGHMNVHRRDRARLRQFSPPKNIIQNLDPYYNPSSLNPNPSLMSSHWTRFPHHTSPLPPFFPSSHSHFSSCLESSHAAGIESRSREMKPPSAGDFVKNMETRKAFNSVEKFGPFVREKGREIAKKDLVRLDLEIGLISQYSHGELDLELRLGYT; encoded by the coding sequence ATGGAGCGATCAAGAATCTGTTCGGGCAGAAATACGAAGCAGCAACAAAGCAACAATAATTGTACACAAAGAATCCAAGAAATGAACGTTTACAAGTTCAAGGGCAAATGGGATTTTTGCCACGACTTCAAGAACCATAAAATTGCCGAGGAAACCTCGGTTGGAGCTGGATTTTCTTGGCCTCCAAGATGCTATTCATGCAATTTCTGCAGAAGGGAATTCAGATCTGCTCAAGCTCTTGGGGGACACATGAACGTTCACAGAAGGGACAGAGCAAGATTGAGGCAATTTTCACCGCCCAAGAATATTATCCAAAATCTAGATCCTTATTATAACCCTAGCAGCTTGAATCCAAACCCTAGTTTGATGTCATCTCACTGGACAAGGTTCCCTCACCACACTTCTCCTTTGCCTCCATTCTTCCCTTCTTCACATTCCCATTTCTCTTCATGTTTAGAAAGTAGCCATGCTGCAGGTATTGAGAGTCGATCCAGGGAGATGAAGCCGCCGAGTGCAGGAGACTTCGTGAAGAATATGGAGACTCGGAAAGCCTTTAACAGCGTCGAAAAGTTCGGTCCATTTGTTCGTGAAAAAGGGCGTGAAATCGCGAAGAAAGATCTGGTGAGATTGGACCTGGAGATTGGCTTGATCAGTCAGTACTCTCATGGGGAGCTTGATTTGGAACTTCGACTAGGGTacacttga
- the LOC140867108 gene encoding uncharacterized protein, with product MDRQSGSNFISTVAAVKKYQNHQGARERKGELLCSHCGFTNHTVDKCFKLHGYPPGHYKYNQKPNQGYGIQGHRWTGTNQESGISSIANVSADDLTLNQCQQLIEFLSSKLQVGPTTPGKTRSQRLISKPIHLRDYQCYVVNHHTKSSTAHPLSSVLNDQKLSPYFCVFVSNISSIIEPQSFYQAVVLPEWRQAMTEELRALQHNLLFISHLAKLWLGVVGFTKLNFLLLALCNALAAARGWFLFQLDVNNAFLHGDLFEEVYMSLPPGYYRYGECLPKDMFANNSLFIRNHGDIFLALLVYVDDIVIATNNEKEAADFKILLNSKFCLKDLGELKYFLEIEVARSNSGISICQRHYALQLINEAGILGCKPRTTPMDINMKLSQEYGDLLADPLSYRRLIGRLLYLTITRPDLTYSVNNLSQYVSKPRVSHMEDVHNVLKYIKGTAGQSLLYSSNSNLKLSFFF from the exons ATGGATCGACAATCTGGTTCTAATTTTATATCGACTGTTGCTGCTgttaaaaaatatcaaaatcatcaaggAGCAAGGGAAAGAAAGGGTGAACTTCTTTGTTCTCATTGTGGATTCACGAATCATACGGTTGATAAATGTTTTAAGTTGCATGGTTATCCACCTGGGCATTATAAGTATAATCAAAAGCCAAATCAAGGTTATGGCATACAAGGTCacagatggacaggcacaaatCAGGAATCTGGAATCAGTAGTATAGCAAATGTGTCTGCAGATGATTTGACTCTGAATCAATGCCAACAACTTATTGAGTTCTTGAGTTCTAAGCTTCAAGTTGGG CCCACTACACCTGGTAAAACTCGGTCTCAACGTCTTATTTCCAAGCCTATTCATCTTCGTGATTATCAATGTTATGTTGTTAATCATCATACAAAATCTTCTACTGCACACCCATTATCATCAGTTCTTAATGATCAGAAGTTGTCAccttatttttgtgtttttgtcTCAAATATTTCTTCCATTATCGAGCCTCAAAGTTTTTATCAGGCTGTTGTGTTGCCCGAATGGAGACAAGCCATGACTGAAGAGCTTCGAGCATTACAACACAATCTATTGTTTATCTCCCATTTGGCAAAACTGTGGTTGGGTGTCGTTGGGTTTACAAAGCTAAATTTTCTGCTGTTGGCACTTTGCAACG CTCTTGCAGCAGCACGTGGCTGGTTTTTGTTCCAGCTTGATGTGAACAACGCTTTTTTACATGGGGATTTATTTGAAGAAGTTTATATGTCTCTGCCTCCGGGATATTACAGATATGGGGAATGTTTACCTAAAGATATGTTTGCAA ATAATTCCTTGTTTATTCGCAATCATGGAGATATTTTCTTGGCTTTATTAGTCTATGTCGATGACATAGTTATTGCTACAAATAATGAGAAGGAAGCAGCTGATTTTAAAATACTTCTCAATAGCAAGTTTTgtttgaaggatttgggagagttgaaatattttttggaaatcgAAGTTGCACGTTCAAATAGTGGAATTTCTATTTGTCAACGACATTATGCATTACAGCTGATTAATGAAGCAGGTATTCTTGGATGTAAGCCACGGACCACTCCTATGGATATTAATATGAAATTGAGTCAAGAATATGGAGATTTGTTAGCTGATCCTTTGTCTTACAGAAGACTGATTGGAAGGTTGTTGTATCTTACAATTACACGGCCGGATTTGACTTATTCAGTTAATAATTTGAGCCAATATGTGTCTAAGCCTCGTGTTTCTCATATGGAGGATGTGCATAATGTTTTGAAATACATAAAGGGGACAGCTGGGCAAAGTCTTCTTTATAGCTCTAATTCCAATCTCAAGCttagtttttttttctga
- the LOC140878360 gene encoding uncharacterized protein isoform X2, translated as MGRKINVPFKIGDLAEAKTFEDGYRGAWFRCKIIEISRRKGSIGIVSEYYDFPEEKLEWVELYQMAPYHVGKTREKKELMLRPPYPPIYRKSQMPLVGEISEVTVIVDDTWKVGDLVDWWKDDCYWSGSITGLFGNCKAMLELKPPPHGEGDTYKVLLKDVRPSLDWSPKQGWTVPPQGEKNGCVCAQIIKPLTQARKARQETMSGHRKDESEDRRTPDIQTQELKARQETMSGHKKDESEDRGTSDIQTHGSEDRRTSEQPQVPQENHGAGGGVVQTQGSEYNRTSEPPQVPHKNHGAGGRVALDSVETDTVEAAIMELEELVNKVKWIKKILEQGISFSDGARPEWEFVDQSPASSAPK; from the exons ATGGGTAGAAAAATCAATGTACCTTTTAAAATCGGAGACCTGGCCGAAGCAAAGACTTTCGAGGATGGTTATCGCGGTGCATGGTTTCGATGCAAG attATAGAGATCTCCAGGAGAAAAGGGAGTATTGGGATTGTCTCAGAATATTATGACTTCCCTGAGGAAA AACTGGAATGGGTTGAGCTCTATCAGATGGCCCCCTATCATGTGGGAAAAACAAGAGAAAAAAAAGAATTGATGTTACGGCCACCCTACCCACCCATCTACCGTAAAAGCCAAATGCCTCTTGTCGGCGAGATTTCAGAGGTGACGGTGATTGTTGATGACACATGGAAGGTTGGGGATCTGGTGGACTGGTGGAAGGATGATTGTTATTGGTCTGGAAGTATTACGGGGTTATTTGGCAATTGCAAGGCCATG CTTGAGCTGAAACCACCGCCACATGGTGAAGGTGATACCTATAAAGTTCTTTTAAAGGATGTACGCCCATCTCTAGATTGGTCACCAAAACAGGGTTGGACTGTGCCACCTCAG GGAGAAAAAAATGGCTGTGTTTGTGCTCAGATTATCAAACCTCTAACTCAAG CCCGTAAAGCACGTCAAGAAACCATGTCTGGTCACAGAAAAGATGAATCAGAGGATAGAAGAACACCGGATATCCAGACGCAAGAACTCAAAGCACGTCAAGAAACCATGTCTGGTCACAAAAAAGATGAATCAGAGGACAGAGGAACATCGGATATCCAGACGCATGGTTCTGAAGACAGAAGAACGTCGGAACAACCCCAAGTTCCCCAGGAGAACCATGGAGCTGGTGGCGGGGTCGTCCAGACACAAG GTTCTGAATACAATAGAACGTCAGAACCACCCCAAGTTCCCCATAAGAACCATGGAGCTGGTGGGAGGGTTGCCCTTGACTCCGTGGAGACCGACACAGTAGAGGCAGCGATAATGGAGTTGGAAGAACTTGTAAATAAGGTCAAATGGATCAAGAAAATTTTGGAACAGGGGATTTCTTTTTCTGATGGTGCGAGACCTGAATGGGAGTTTGTGGACCAGTCTCCTGCCTCCTCAGCTCCTAAGTAA
- the LOC140878360 gene encoding uncharacterized protein isoform X1 has protein sequence MGRKINVPFKIGDLAEAKTFEDGYRGAWFRCKIIEISRRKGSIGIVSEYYDFPEEKLEWVELYQMAPYHVGKTREKKELMLRPPYPPIYRKSQMPLVGEISEVTVIVDDTWKVGDLVDWWKDDCYWSGSITGLFGNCKAMLELKPPPHGEGDTYKVLLKDVRPSLDWSPKQGWTVPPQGEKNGCVCAQIIKPLTQARKARQETMSGHRKDESEDRRTPDIQTQELKARQETMSGHKKDESEDRGTSDIQTHGSEDRRTSEQPQVPQENHGAGGGVVQTQGSEYKRRTSEPPQVPQENHGAGGGVVQTQGSEYNRTSEPPQVPHKNHGAGGRVALDSVETDTVEAAIMELEELVNKVKWIKKILEQGISFSDGARPEWEFVDQSPASSAPK, from the exons ATGGGTAGAAAAATCAATGTACCTTTTAAAATCGGAGACCTGGCCGAAGCAAAGACTTTCGAGGATGGTTATCGCGGTGCATGGTTTCGATGCAAG attATAGAGATCTCCAGGAGAAAAGGGAGTATTGGGATTGTCTCAGAATATTATGACTTCCCTGAGGAAA AACTGGAATGGGTTGAGCTCTATCAGATGGCCCCCTATCATGTGGGAAAAACAAGAGAAAAAAAAGAATTGATGTTACGGCCACCCTACCCACCCATCTACCGTAAAAGCCAAATGCCTCTTGTCGGCGAGATTTCAGAGGTGACGGTGATTGTTGATGACACATGGAAGGTTGGGGATCTGGTGGACTGGTGGAAGGATGATTGTTATTGGTCTGGAAGTATTACGGGGTTATTTGGCAATTGCAAGGCCATG CTTGAGCTGAAACCACCGCCACATGGTGAAGGTGATACCTATAAAGTTCTTTTAAAGGATGTACGCCCATCTCTAGATTGGTCACCAAAACAGGGTTGGACTGTGCCACCTCAG GGAGAAAAAAATGGCTGTGTTTGTGCTCAGATTATCAAACCTCTAACTCAAG CCCGTAAAGCACGTCAAGAAACCATGTCTGGTCACAGAAAAGATGAATCAGAGGATAGAAGAACACCGGATATCCAGACGCAAGAACTCAAAGCACGTCAAGAAACCATGTCTGGTCACAAAAAAGATGAATCAGAGGACAGAGGAACATCGGATATCCAGACGCATGGTTCTGAAGACAGAAGAACGTCGGAACAACCCCAAGTTCCCCAGGAGAACCATGGAGCTGGTGGCGGGGTCGTCCAGACACAAGGTTCTGAATACAAAAGAAGAACGTCAGAACCACCCCAAGTTCCCCAGGAGAACCATGGAGCTGGTGGCGGGGTCGTCCAGACACAAGGTTCTGAATACAATAGAACGTCAGAACCACCCCAAGTTCCCCATAAGAACCATGGAGCTGGTGGGAGGGTTGCCCTTGACTCCGTGGAGACCGACACAGTAGAGGCAGCGATAATGGAGTTGGAAGAACTTGTAAATAAGGTCAAATGGATCAAGAAAATTTTGGAACAGGGGATTTCTTTTTCTGATGGTGCGAGACCTGAATGGGAGTTTGTGGACCAGTCTCCTGCCTCCTCAGCTCCTAAGTAA
- the LOC140867119 gene encoding uncharacterized protein, producing MAKENQNANQAQQALMKDLSSPYYLQNGDNPCIILVSHQLTGPNFNTWSRGMTMALIAKNKLSFVDDTIARPISDDLLFVAWNRCNSMVISWILNSQGSMGVSSYYTRLRILWDELKDYQPVSTCNCGAMKEWVSYHNQEYVMQLLMGLNESYSQVRAQMLMTDPLRAISKVFSLVVQEERQRSIHQNASK from the exons ATGGCAAAGGAAAATCAAAATGCTAATCAAGCTCAGCAAGCACTAATGAAAGATTTGAGCAGTCCATATTATCTCCAAAATGGAGATAATCCATGTATAATTCTCGTATCTCATCAGCTCACGGGTCCTAATTTCAACACCTGGAGCAGAGGCATGACCATGGCGTTAATCGCGAAGaataaattgagttttgttgaTGATACTATTGCGCGACCGATATCTGATGATTTGTTGTTCGTTGCGTGGAATCGATGCAATAGTATGGTTATATCCTGGATTTTGAATTCA CAAGGATCAATGGGCGTTAGTTCATATTATACGAGATTGCGCATACTTTGGGATGAATTGAAGGATTATCAGCCAGTATCAACATGTAATTGTGGTGCGATGAAGGAATGGGTGAGTTATCATAATCAAGAATATGTCATGCAGTTGCTGATGGGGTTGAATGAATCATATTCTCAAGTTCGAGCGCAAATGTTGATGACAGATCCTTTACGTGCTATTTCTAAAGTTTTTTCTCTCGTGGTGCAAGAGGAAAGACAGAGATCTATTCATCAAAATGCGTCTAAATAA